GCCGCCGTGACGACCGCGCCGCCGCCCGTTCCGGCCAGCCGCTGCCCGGCCTGATACGAACCGGCGCCCAGCGCCGCGCCCAGCACGAGCAGGCCCACGAAGCCCGCGATCTGCCCCGGCGTGAACCAGCCCCCGTGCGGGTCGTTCATGCCGCTCACCAGAGCCTCTGGCCGGGAATGAACTGGTAGTTCGCCAGCATTGGCGCGATGACCGGACCGTACACGAGGATCACCAGCACCAGCGCGGCGAAGGTCAGGGCCAGGAGCGGCTCGGTGCGGCGCACCAGCGGGCTCGCGTCGGCCAGCACCTCCCCGGCGGGGCTGATGGCCTCACTGGTGGGGATGGGGGTGCGTTCCGGGTCGTCCACGCGCCGGGAGAGCAGCGTGCGCCACAGCACCGCGTAGAAGAGGATAGCCGCGACGAACAGCACGATGCCGCTGGCGGCCGTGATCATCTTGGGCAGGCCCAGGTTCATGGCGTCGTACACGCCCTGCTGCGCCGAGGCGCTCACCTGCGCGCGCCGGGGCACGCCCGCCAGTCCCTGCCAGTGCATGCCGAGCGCGAAGAGCATCATGCCCGTGAACCACCACCACACCGACGCCAGCGCCACTCGGGGCGACGCGAGCCGCTTGCCGGTCAGGTGCGGCACCAGCCAGAACATCACGCCCATGAACGTCAGCGTGGTCGCCGTGCCGACCGTGATGTGAAAGTGACCGGGAATCCACGCGGTGTTGTGCACCACCGGCGAGAACGCGATGGAGGCGTTCACGATGCCGCCCGCCCCGCCGAAGATGAACGACACCATGGCCAGCACCTGCGCGGTCATGCTGGCGTTCCCCCACGGCAGGTGGCGCACCCAGCCGATCAGACCCCGGCCGCCCTGGGCGCGGGCGGCGTCCTCCAGGGACGCGGCGGCGCTGAACGCGGTCAGCAGGCTGGGCACCGCGACCAGGAACGTCAGGAACATGTGGATGATCTTCCAGCTGTTCTGCACGTTCGGGTCGGCGTACTGGTGGTGCAGGCCGACGGGCACGCTGAACACCAGGAACATCGCGAACGCCAGGCGCGTCAGGCCCTCGCTGGCCATGCGCCCGCCCGCCTGACGCGGCAGGAACGCGTACCACGAGATGTACGCCGGGAGCAGCCAGAAGTACACGATGGGGTGCCCCGTCCACCAGAACAGCGTGCGGGCCAGCAGCGGGTCCACGCCGCGCGTCAGGCCCAGCGACCAGGGGATCAGCAGGACCACGACCTCGACCACCAGTCCCAGTGCCGCGACGACCCACATCAGCCACGTGGCGACGCTCATGTACGTCACGACGGGCGTCACGCGGCCCGGGTGGGCGCGTTTCCAGGCCAGCCACAGCCACACGACCTGCCCGGCGACCAGCAGGCTCGCGGCGACCATGACGGCCGCGCCGATGTAGAACACCGGGCTGCCCTCCAGCGGCGGGTAGAAGGTGTACAGGACGGTGGCGTCGTTCGTCAGCAGCGGCACGGCGGCCGTCAGCAGCCCCGCCGTCATCAGCAGGTACGTGAACCAGGCGAAGCGCATGTTCGGGCGGACGTTCAGGTCCCGCACCGGCAGGTACAGCATCCAGCCGCTGATGAAGAACTGCGTGAACACCAGCGCGTTCAGCACGCCGTGCAGCGTCAGCCCCTGGTAGTAGGACCTGATCAGGACCTTCAGCAGGGGGTGGTCGTACACGTTGATGCCGCCGTAGTTCAGCGCCTGCAGCGGCCCCAGCAGCACGCCGATCATCAGGGCGAGGAAGGCGGTCACGGCGTAGTACTGCGTCAGTTTCTTGAGGCTGCTCAGCGTGGCGGCGTCCAGGCCCGGCAGCGCCGCGCGCGAACTGGACTGGGAGGGGAGGGCGGTGGTCACTTCGTCTCCTTGGTGGTGGACTGGGTGGGGGACTCGACGATGAAGCGGGTGATCATGTTGTGATGTCCCACCCCGCAGTACTCGTTGCAGATGGCGTGCTGCTCGCCCGGGTGGCGGAACGTGACGGTCAGGGAGGCGACGTGACCGGGCAGGATCTCGGCGTTGATGTTCGTGCCCGTCACCTGAAAGCCGTGCGCGACGTCGGTCGCGGTGACGTGCAGCGTGACGGGCACGCCCGCCGGGACGCGCAGCACGGCGGGCTGGAACGTGAAATTCCCCGCCACGAGGTACGCGTCCAGCGTCCCCTGGTCATTCATGACGGGCTGACCGCTGGCGTCCACGACCAGCCCCGGCTTCGCGAACGGCGTCGCGGCCAGATTCTTCGGGTCCACGCGGCCCCGCACGATGCCGCCCACGTGCGCGTGCCCGGCGTCGGCCTTCAGGCTGGGGTACGTGCCGCTGACCACGCTGGCGAGCACGCCCACGAACAGCAGCGCCGTCATGACGACCGCCACGCCCAGCCACGCGGTCTCGTACCGTTCCAGCGCGCGGTGATCCAGCCGGGCCGGAGGGATGTCCGCCCCCACGTCAGGCCCGCCCGTGCAGGACGCCCAGCGCCAGCAGCCACAGGCTCAGGATGCTCAGCGCCAGGGTGAGCACCACGACCAGCGCGCCCCTGGGGGCCTCGCCGCCCTCCGGCGGGTGGTGCGGGCCGCTCACGCCTGCGCCTCCGCGCCCGTCTGCGACCCGTCCGGCCTCAATCCGTCCTCGTACGCGTAGTCGCGCAGCACGTCACTGACCGTCACGACGCCCACCACGCGCCCCCCGTCGTCCACGACCGGCAGGGCGCCCACCCGGTGGGTGAGCATGGTGTGCGCCGCGTCGCGGGCGTCCGCGTCCGGCGTGGTCGTCAGGACCGAGCGGCGCATCACGTCCGCCACCGAGACCGCCGCCAGCCGCGTCGTGGCCTCCCACGGGGACAGGCTCGACACGCGGCCCGGCAGCGCCTCGCGCACGTCCCGGTCGGTCACGATCCCCACCAGGGTCGCGCCGTCCAGCACGGGCAGGCGGCGGATGCCGCGCGACCGCATCAGGTGCGCCGCGTCCGGCAGGGACAGGGTCGGGGCCGCCGTGATCACCGGGGCCGTCATCAGATCAAGAACTCGCATGCGAAACCTCCATGCCCGGAGGCTCCGGTGCGGGCATTACCGGGCCATTACGGGAGGGCCCTGACCGGTGCGGGGGCGGACACGCAAGAAGCCCTCAAGGTGCGCCTCGCCATCCGGCGGGGGCGCGCCCGTACGGTGGGTCATGCCTCTGAAACCGGACATCACGCCCCCCGAAGCGCAGGACACGCGGGTGGGGTTCGCCCTGGTCGGCATCGGCAAGCTGACCGCCGAGGAACTCATTCCCGCCGCGCGCACCAGCGAGCACGCGTACGTCGCTGCGCTCGTGAGCGGCGAGGCGGACAAGGCGCGGGGCTTCGCGCGCGCGCTGGGCCTGACCGACGCGGACGCCTACACCTACGAGCAGTTCGACGAACTGGCGGCCCGCGAGGACGTGCAGGCGGTGTACATCGTCACGCCGAACAGCCTGCACCGCGAGTACGCCACCCGCGCCGCCCGCCTGGGCAAACACGTCCTGTGCGAGAAACCGCTGGGCGTGAACGCCCAGGACGCCCAGGCCATCGTGGACGCCTGCCGGGAGGCCGGGGTGCTCCTGATGACCGCGTACCGCTGCCAGTACACCCCGGAACACTGGGCGGCCAGGGACGCCGTGCAGGACGGCACGCTGGGCGACCTGAGGCTGCTGCATTCCATCCACGCGCAGGTCGAGGACGACCCCGAGGCGTGGCGCCTGAAGCGCGAGTTGGCGGGCGGCGGGCCGCTGCCGGACGTGGGCATCTACAGCTTGAACACCCTGCGTTTTCTGACCGGGCAGGAACCCGAGTGGGTGTTCGCCACGCAGCACCAGCCCGACGCCGACCCGCGCTTCCGCGAGGTCGAGGCGTCCATGAGCGCCCTGCTGGGCTTCCCCGGCGGCGTGAGTGCGACCATCCAGACGAGTTACGCTGCGCACCGCACCGGCACCCTGCGCGTCATGGGCGAGGAGGGGAGCCTGCACATGGACCCCGCCTTCCCGTACGACGGCCTGAAACTCAGCCTGTCCGGTGACGACGGCACCCGCCAGCCCAGCTTCCCGGAGTACGACCAGTTCACGCTGGAATTCGACCACTTCGCGCAGTGCATCCGCAGCGGCGACACCCCCTGGACACCCGGCGAGGAGGGCGTGCAGGACCACGTCATCATGGACGCCCTGTACGAGAGCGCCCGCACCGGGCAGGTCGTGCGCCTCCCCACCCACACGAAGCGCGACGCGTTCCGGGGCACGAAACCGCAGCTGCCGCAGAAGCAGCAGTAGATCCCCAACGAACCCTGAACGTCCCGCGCGGTGAAACCGTAGCCGCGCGCCCACCCGCACGCAGATCCACCCCCCCAGAATCGGGCGTATGGATCTGCGCAGCGGACGAGCGTTCTGGCCCCTCACGAACGGACTCATGCACACCTACCCGCCCCTCAGCGGCGATGAGACGGCCGACGTGCTCGTCATCGGGGCGGGCATCACGGGCGCCCTGCTCGCCGACTCGCTCAGTGCCGCCGGGCTGGACGTCGTCGTGACGGACCTGCGCGACGCCGCGTTCGGCAGCACCAGCGCCAGCACCGCCCTGCTGCAGTACGAGATCGACACGAACCTCGTGGACCTGATCCCCATGACCGGGCAGGCCGACGCGGAACGCGCCTACCACCTGTGCCGAGGCGCGATCGACACGGTCCGCGACCTGACCGCCGAACTGCCCGACGACTGCGGCTTCCGCGAGCGGGGCAGCCTGTACTACGCCAGCAACCGCCGCGACGCCCGCATGCTCGCGCAGGAACACGCTGCCCGCACCCGCGCCGGACTGAACGTCGAACACC
This region of Deinococcus sp. JMULE3 genomic DNA includes:
- a CDS encoding b(o/a)3-type cytochrome-c oxidase subunit 1 gives rise to the protein MTTALPSQSSSRAALPGLDAATLSSLKKLTQYYAVTAFLALMIGVLLGPLQALNYGGINVYDHPLLKVLIRSYYQGLTLHGVLNALVFTQFFISGWMLYLPVRDLNVRPNMRFAWFTYLLMTAGLLTAAVPLLTNDATVLYTFYPPLEGSPVFYIGAAVMVAASLLVAGQVVWLWLAWKRAHPGRVTPVVTYMSVATWLMWVVAALGLVVEVVVLLIPWSLGLTRGVDPLLARTLFWWTGHPIVYFWLLPAYISWYAFLPRQAGGRMASEGLTRLAFAMFLVFSVPVGLHHQYADPNVQNSWKIIHMFLTFLVAVPSLLTAFSAAASLEDAARAQGGRGLIGWVRHLPWGNASMTAQVLAMVSFIFGGAGGIVNASIAFSPVVHNTAWIPGHFHITVGTATTLTFMGVMFWLVPHLTGKRLASPRVALASVWWWFTGMMLFALGMHWQGLAGVPRRAQVSASAQQGVYDAMNLGLPKMITAASGIVLFVAAILFYAVLWRTLLSRRVDDPERTPIPTSEAISPAGEVLADASPLVRRTEPLLALTFAALVLVILVYGPVIAPMLANYQFIPGQRLW
- a CDS encoding cytochrome C oxidase subunit II; the protein is MGADIPPARLDHRALERYETAWLGVAVVMTALLFVGVLASVVSGTYPSLKADAGHAHVGGIVRGRVDPKNLAATPFAKPGLVVDASGQPVMNDQGTLDAYLVAGNFTFQPAVLRVPAGVPVTLHVTATDVAHGFQVTGTNINAEILPGHVASLTVTFRHPGEQHAICNEYCGVGHHNMITRFIVESPTQSTTKETK
- a CDS encoding CBS domain-containing protein, which codes for MRVLDLMTAPVITAAPTLSLPDAAHLMRSRGIRRLPVLDGATLVGIVTDRDVREALPGRVSSLSPWEATTRLAAVSVADVMRRSVLTTTPDADARDAAHTMLTHRVGALPVVDDGGRVVGVVTVSDVLRDYAYEDGLRPDGSQTGAEAQA
- a CDS encoding Gfo/Idh/MocA family protein; translated protein: MPLKPDITPPEAQDTRVGFALVGIGKLTAEELIPAARTSEHAYVAALVSGEADKARGFARALGLTDADAYTYEQFDELAAREDVQAVYIVTPNSLHREYATRAARLGKHVLCEKPLGVNAQDAQAIVDACREAGVLLMTAYRCQYTPEHWAARDAVQDGTLGDLRLLHSIHAQVEDDPEAWRLKRELAGGGPLPDVGIYSLNTLRFLTGQEPEWVFATQHQPDADPRFREVEASMSALLGFPGGVSATIQTSYAAHRTGTLRVMGEEGSLHMDPAFPYDGLKLSLSGDDGTRQPSFPEYDQFTLEFDHFAQCIRSGDTPWTPGEEGVQDHVIMDALYESARTGQVVRLPTHTKRDAFRGTKPQLPQKQQ